The window CATAATTATGGACGCAATTGAATTGGCAAATACAAATCAGGGAATAAATGCGGTTTGTATAGTTTCCACGGATTCCGACTATTACAGTCTTGCTTTAAAATTACGCGAGTATGGGCTTTATGTTTTGGGTATAGGAAGAAGGAATGCCAAACCTCTTTGGGTAAATGCATGCAACGAATTTAAATATATAGAAAATTTCGATGAAAGCTATGAATACGAAGCCGACGGTGCAATGGAAAAGAAAGCCGTTTCGCTTGAAGCTCTTATTTTTCATGCCTATAGAAATTCGAAGATGACCGAAGAAGGCTGGGTAAGCCTTTCCGATTTGGGCAAATCCATTCGTAATTTTATGCCCGAATTCGAACCTCGCTCGTACAGTCATAATACTCTTCTCGAAATTATGAACGCCCTGTCGGATAATTTTGAAATAAGCTCGGACGGCAGAATTCCTCCCAATTATTGGATAAAGGCAATTGAAGAAAAAAATCCTCATCCGAAAGTTATAGGAAAAGTAAAGCGCTTAATGGACCATTACGGAATAATAGAAAATGAAAAAGGAGATTTTTTCTTTTCATTTACAAACATAGAAAAAAAATACAAAGACGATTTACTTACGGTAGGCTCTCCGGTAAAATTCAGAATTTTCAAAATGCCTAACCCTACGGGAGAAGCCTCATCGGACAGGAACGGAAAAGCTGCCGAAATAGAAATAATCGGGAATTAAATTATGAATAAGATTAACTCTTACAATCCTGAAATAATTAAGTTTGCCGCATTAAAGCCTTGGCTGCGCTGGACGGCTCTTGTATTTTCCGTTTTAATTTTTAGCATAAATATTTCATCAATTAAGACGGGAGAGCACTCCATAACGGCAATGGTAATAGGAGCGGTATTCTTATTTGCTTCACTTTATGAAAATTCATGGCAGTTTAATTTAAATGAAAAAACGGCAGTATTAAAACGCGGGCTTATTTTTTTAGCGAAAAAACGTCTTATAAATTTTTCCGCAATTCACAGTATTACGGTTGATACTTTTAAACAGCCTGCACGCTTCGGAACCTTTACACAAATTTATATGAAACTTACGGACGGGGAAACTATTATTATAGACCGTGATAAAACCAAGGCCTTACAAAGAGAAATAGAAAGAATTGCGGAAGTACAGGAACTGATAAGAAAAAACAATGAACAAAAGGCGGAAGATTTTTTTAATGCCGTTGCGGCGGATATTTTAAACACCGATACGGAA is drawn from Treponema pedis and contains these coding sequences:
- a CDS encoding NYN domain-containing protein yields the protein MEKKYAILIDGDNITPSYLEAIISEVSKEGDVLIKRLYGDWTTPNMNGWKIWLEKVPIRPVQQFRNGPNATDNTIIMDAIELANTNQGINAVCIVSTDSDYYSLALKLREYGLYVLGIGRRNAKPLWVNACNEFKYIENFDESYEYEADGAMEKKAVSLEALIFHAYRNSKMTEEGWVSLSDLGKSIRNFMPEFEPRSYSHNTLLEIMNALSDNFEISSDGRIPPNYWIKAIEEKNPHPKVIGKVKRLMDHYGIIENEKGDFFFSFTNIEKKYKDDLLTVGSPVKFRIFKMPNPTGEASSDRNGKAAEIEIIGN